The Apis cerana isolate GH-2021 linkage group LG12, AcerK_1.0, whole genome shotgun sequence sequence CATATGTATTAGGAAAATgtgctaaaattttatctgtCATAGCTTCAACTACATCATCATCCATCCATTCtacacatttaattattttatgaggaTCTCCAGGTGGTGGATAtggtttttcttctaaaacctaagaaaataattttatgaaaaacgtaagtattcgtatttaattttaaatatgattaaagatAATACTTTTTCTTCAAGATGACAATATGCTGTACTGATAtaagcaaataattttaaatgtttcatttcTTTAGCTAATTCTAACATTTCTTTTGTACCACGCGTGTTTAATAGTACTgcttttttcaacatttcgtCAAacctataataatttaatgatcaaatttaatattatttttaatatcataaatgtaTGTTTTCAATACATTCATTTTATACTACCGTACTGAAGCAGCTGCgtgatatacaatattaatattttcacaaagcatttttctatcttctaaAGAAAGACCAAGTCCAGGTAGGGATATATCTCCGTTTATAACAGTTACAGATTTTTTAAGTGTTTCTGCACCTCTttgttttttaactttttcaaataactgaaataatttttcaattatagttttttgataattattcattagttttatataatacttataaataatatatatataatatataatataaattgatgtatcaaattcaaattcaaatttcaacaagTAGAAATTGTtcgttataaaagaaattctttttaaatattattttatttgttttatttttattgtttatttatttaactaattgatattgtaaaaccattaaaaattttttaagtttagatagatagttataaataattaaatataaaatctaaatactATTATGTGTTTATATGAAATGATTCTTAGAATTGTTATTACGAatgatgtaattaataatttcttcattaaaatatgtatataattacatatataattattttcttttacagaAAAACAATCAACTGATACTAATTATAAGaacatttttacttataattataattaatataatatgatcaaATTCTTCAATCTTCATTGTATGTTATATGAGATGTgatttgtatatgtattatatgagAGAATGAAGTCCAGAGATCAGCAACACAGAAGATGTGACATAACAGACcagttgaaaaataagaacTTTCACTAAAGTATAAGACTTGATAATAAGAGATAATAACCTTTGCCATCTTTTTCTCTATGATATGGCCTTGACTTCGTTCCTTTTTGTTGCAATACaggaatcatattttttaccgTACAAATCGTAGATTTCATTTTTAgtaaattcgaagaaataaataagagtTGCGTTAATCATCGGAagcattttaaaacatttaaaacatataaaacattttttttaagcatTTATTGCATTCTATCAAAGATGAAAATGACACTTTAACCATTAAATaactcttttttatttgattcatgacatcatatattatatgttagcTAGAATATTCctcattatattgattattaccTATAACatatgtcttttttttaattatatagaaatgtgatataatattctatttgtaAATGATTCttgctaattttaataaatgaaagaaattttttttagatttaaataaaatatataagttaataatttgagaattataattaaatcagttataatgaattacaatttatatctttttatcataaaatattctaatagaaACGATCAAACCTaagttgattaaaatttacaatatttgcattatgccagtcacttttattttttacttagattaaatttgaaaaattttctttatttttttcaattgtatttgattttaatcaatgtaatatatttttttttgttgaataaaatttatcatttaaataatattttcttgtttagcaatagatttgataaaatatgaaatattaaagttattctTATACAAgtagttttgaaaaatttcttttcttttcgacagtgaaaataaatttttcaataaaaatgagtATCAAGGTGCTTTTCTTGCACAATTTAATCTTTACATAATTAAACTTTCTCCATGTGTTTTACAAGATACGTGTTGCAATACCTTACGCATTAAAAAATCTACTCTTACTATAACACTATTATAAtagtttctaatataaatttaatagaaattatttttcataaaatattttttaataatatatatatttatttatttttttcaatttattcatttaaacaaTGTAATTATCTCAAGTATTTTTCTCAgaaattagattagaaaaaattgcttcaaacaataatatatacaaaaaacttGTTTGCGTGTTCATAAATGGTTGAATTGCTTTTTTACGTATTATcaacataatattatcaatatatattagattaatagaaaaaattgaataatcacATAAAATTCCAATAAGATCATATATTTACcggtgaattaaaaatttcctctAAACGATATTTtggatctttttcttttttcgttctgatcaacatataaatttgttttatgtcCGGTAGACAtctgagaaatttttcaacaacgaCTTTTCCTAAAAATCCAGTGCCACCAGTGATTaggatattttgatttttgaaagattctTCTATTCTATCAAATATCTCTTCCACTTTTGATTCTGCCATCGTatctaatcaaaaaataattatgattataatatgtaaatttttaatatagataaatatataatttttaaaaaataaatattatatttattttattatataattaaaaaataatttttcatattatatttatattatattctaagaattaaatgtaattccaatgtatatctaaaaaaagaattatcgttGACGTTAtacttaatgaaaaattatagtgtaaatttcaaaaattgcgatgtattaaataatattaatataataatatatatatcgaatttgatatatatatatcagtattagtattaaaatatgtcaaaatagtataatatatttcctttatttcgtattcaatttttatttctatttgtatGCATATAAGAATTCAGTTCATTCAGTTTTTCAAACAGTATtacatatgcaaatatattttttctaagaatttaaataacaataagttTTCAATAGTAAGTaatccattattttattactttggcTGatcattttaaacaaaacatgttaataattatatctttgtctatatatatatatatatatatatattatatgtaatatgatagtttcgcaataataattaattgtcagTCAGATAATTAAAGCAAATGTAgcaaaaattgaacaatttaaaCATCAATAATGATTGCAATTATCAAGATAATGatcgtaaattataatagtggAAATAATATCactaatattagaattatattattatatcccgCAAGGAAGACCGACGAGTTTCCAGACTTATCTTATTTTGTCTTGAACTCGTTGAGTCTTTTGGGTGGTGGCGTACCCACGGACCTGAgccaaatatgaatttttctttttcaattaagatACTTATAACTTTTTCTGAATTCAATAGCGATGAAATCTTgaatgtttcaaattattttaacatatattatagcgtaaaaatattttgaatatttttaaaaatttaaaaaaatataaattgaaatttgaaagctaaattaatagatattgatttagaaaaaaattataaagtattaaaattaagtagaaatggatatataaattgttttatgaaatgaaatttgcataaaagaaCAAACATTATGGTTATGCAAACATCATGAGATGGCGTAATAACTTTTACagtgatgtaaaaatataatcgtgtTGACAGAGAAGCTTGGATACTTtggaaaaaatctttatattaaaaaattccataaatttactgctttttaattgaaaaattttttttttatttctatttcgctGATTTTTGAATAAGCGTTACATAATAAAGcctgaattattaatttttaaatgtatttattatataagtgaTGCAGTCAAGATCATAtagttttttatgattttataaaaacattttaaaaatttaataggaaattgttattattttaatcttttgttaTTGAATCAcatgttgaaatttaatttggcatattaaatattttttaattatctaatttagaataattgaataattaaatgcgtaatattcaataatactcAACAATGTTatctaatattgataatatattgataatattaataatattgagtatttaatatctaatattttatattctattgacatagtttttaatttaataataatataatttaataataatataatttaataataataaatcacaaactctttaaaataaaccataaataactttaaaataaatttaaataattttaaaataagttgaatcattctattattcattgaaaaatttcgattactattacttttaaatattgcttCACTTAGAATGTTTTCATATTCATtggttttcaataattatttttaatcatataattacaaatttaagaaaatttaatgttttagactgataaattaattattatatatttagcatATCTacacttttttattcatataaaagatttataaaaaataaatctaaataaatctaaaataataaacaaacaaagataataagaaacaaaattaaattttattatctaaagaaaaacactaaaatttagttaaattgtatttcaaaaataagatgaaaaaaaaagattatatactttcaatatcgaatacttacttttaaaaataaaaaaaaatcctcaagcttatttctcaaaattcacaaatgaataattgatGAACAAAATGAAACACGACTGTTACTTTACAAGTGACCGGCTTTGGTCAATCGGTGTTACTTGGACGGTGAGCACGATACAGACTGAGAAAGCGTAATGTTGGCCCAATATTTTCTTAGATGATCTCAATGTACTCCCTATTTACTTTCGTATGCTCCGTTCGGTTGCTCTCCCATTCTTATTCAAGAGAATAACTCGatatttaaactatataattgttcatatatatatattcggtcatattttataatcgacattttaattttcgtaattttattgaaattttttgaagaatatgtgaataaaagaatatgtgaataaagatatatttataaattgatataatttactttaatattaaattttgaatatattagaataaatgtagataaattcttataaatatcaattatcaatattcacattagaacaattaattttaatttcgatttttttttctcttaataaagtaagattaaaattagataatttaaaattaatataacataattcaaattataatataatttaatttaattaatataattaaaatttaatgcaattcaatttaattaatgtaattcaaatttaatgcaatctttaatttattaatatataatactgttCAAAAGTTAATGAcgtataatatgtatgtatatttacttTAACTTGCAacgtttacaaaaaataaatttacgaatttgaaaatgtaaggatttaaaataacataaaaatattaaatcttaattaattgataatacaattaatttaaaatattgatcttGAAATTATCATAGATAACACTTTGATATGCAAttgacataatttttttttacagtcctttttcttcaattaaaaaaaaaaacattaaaaaaaataaattaatgtcaaaaaataaattaatataaaacaaaaaaatataaaatatgaaacaaaactatttttgttcgaaaaaaaaaaaatatatatatatatgtaatatatctaCAACGATAGTTAAAGAGTGAGAGTTGAAATGAAAAAGTGAGAGTGAAAATGTAAGTGctggggaaaaaaagagaacatgCACGAGTGAGAACGAAAACGGATGAGCAAGACGAGCATAAGATTTCGACACTCTGGATTCTACCGGATTCGTGTGCTTTCATGATTTTTCGttacattttcatataaatcgtTCGTTGACTAAAGATGCATGTGTGTATGATAAAAGTattcaattaatcattaagtattcaattaatatttttttttatatttatcgatatttgattACAAACTTTTGTTGGCaattcttttgtaatttatatatatataaattcttatacatATCATTCTTATACAATCCTGTATAGTTGttggataattttattctttacgtTCTTTATATAACgcgcaaaaaaataatataaaaaatatataaaaaacagacagattaaaatttattttatttattaatatttagaatgttgatctaaactataaattatgaaacaataactttaatttaatattaatatttccaaatatttctataacctaaaatcatttttataatcttataacttatgaaacattttatttaaaaaatattcgttctttgaaaaataagtttttgaaGAAACTTTTTGATCTTTTAGAGTAAAAGATTTCATAATGTACGAATAgtgtgaaaatgaaattcaaatataattttacttgatACTTGTAAAAACGATTGTTTTTTAGATTgagatgatattataatatactatggATTAGACATATATAGTAGATATGACGAATCTCTAAGCGAaaacttttctatttcaaatattacttcaaatatttgcataacTAAGAAATGacgagaaaagaatatttcaccTGAGAGATTGTAGAAACAGACGTGTCGCGTGAGAgcaagaatttcgaaatttcaaaatgtcaTGACTTGATTAGATCTATAATTGCGgtcaagaatttgaaaatttaaataatcatattattagaaatttttttatactgatttaaattgtattaattcaaaatttttctctaatagGAAATATACTATGagattactttaattaaaaaaaaagaattaatctttgaaaataattttgcattacgttattgataatgatatcatatataatataatggttGATACCATTTCTTTATCATACTTTAtttgttgatatattttttacaaattaaataaaatctttatttatttcattgaagCACCTAAatcaaattcttataaatattctattatatattataaaacttattattattataaaacttaattattaaaacagtCTTTTTACgtcttttaagaaataaatatatttattattataataaatatcttaaaatataatagtatcttaaaaatatcataattgcaAATGCATATTCTatgaaaacaataaacaatattatattaaataataaattatataataatatttaataacatattaaataaacaatattatatcttattaaagaATCATTATCTCATTGTAtacaataaagtaaaataattaactgataataattatgaatgtaatgtaaaacaatttttatagcatttgagaataaaataaaataaaaataaagaaatatattgtcattttcagataaaatcgattattatacaatatatctataatttgttaagTTCAAACATGGTCGAAATCTGTTTAGATGAATTTATCCAAGAATAGAAACCATATAAAGAAGATTGTAAATCCGATCTTAACAAACCAATCagcaaaatacaaatatctaATAACTTTTCGTGCACGAGGTATGGTAGAAAGATCatcttttaaacaatattgtcTAACgcctaatatatatttcaacatgTAACTATCCCAAGATATAGCTTTTGTATccataaagaatttttctctatCAGATGAATTTAGTTCAAGTTGCAATTTTTTCATGCGATCATTTctgaaaatcgaaattaaattagaataaaattttaatcttaatataatgtattataatttatcataaaattaaagaaattaaaattctcaatgatcataaaaaaatccgaaaatttacaatttaggtaatttattgaaaatttaaaaaaaatatttctgcataaTTACCGAAATTCCCATTCTTTAGTAgtataatattgtatcaaTCCTATACCATTGTTAACTTTTTGATGCACTCTTATTAAAAATGGTTTATTTCcagttagaaaaataataatatctataaaaattgcagGTATATAATGGAATAAGATCACGCGTAACCaatggtaaaattttaatgtggTAATACTTCCACCTGGATACCATAGTAaaccttaaaataaaatttatagattaattttagttaaatatatagattaaaacattaattgttttttatacatagaattattattataaattgatttataaatattattttatttacttcattgatatagaaaattgattcgttttattaattatattgtggaaatatatattataatttttttattaacctGTGAATGGATACATTATGGTATATTTCTTTCCAGTATCTACAGCATAACCCCAAGAAATCGGATTTTCAAGTCCTGAAGTAATGTTCATAAATATTGGTTTTTCAGGTTTTTCTCTTCCTACTTTCCATGCCAATCCAATCATCGCATTAATCGCCATATCACAGGGAATTAGATTCAATAAGTAATTGTAATTACAGAGAACAGTTCGTATTACTCCTTTTCCAGCACCTACCATTAAACCTGTTGGTCCATTCATGTTGTCAATCCAACCAGGCATTGGTTCTTTCCATGATGCGAccactaaaatttaaattaatttataagaaattatattaaatattcataaattttagaatcataTTGCacgtttaatataaaaaagtatagttcaaaaaattaaaaataataaaaatcttttaatatttttgaatcttttaaaataaagatgcgatatatattaatacataaaaaaaatttaatatgtaatagaaagtttatttaaaaaagtatataaaagtattaaatgtaaaagtatgtaaaagtaataaaaaaatatgtaataaaaaaaatctaaaatttaccTATAGAAGGTCTTGCAACACCTGCAGGTAGACCACTTTTCTGCACCAAATCTTCAGCAAGTGCTTTACTAAAAGCATAAGTGTTCGGTAATCCTTGTAATATTTTTGGTGTCATGGCTTTCTGAAAATCATCTGTCGTatcatttactatttttataattttttcaagttcTATAGGAGCaggataatttctttcttcaagtACAGATTCATTACAGTGACAGTACGAAGTAGAAACATGAATGAAGGATTTTAAATGCTccatcttaaaataaaaataaaaaaatcaaatgtcATAATGTCAAAACaatgttttaaagaaaaatggtaattatttttttactcataaaattagaaataattaaaataaatatttttaatttaaataattttatattcttaatttcataaaattaataaatatgtaccTCTTTTGCTAGATTTATAACATTCTTAGTACCTAgagtatttattgttattgccTGTTTTAATGTCAAATCGAATTTAACATTTGCCGCCATgtgaaaaattatggaaacttcttttaataatctctGTTTATCGATAGTCGATAAAGCAAGATGTTCGTCAGTAGTATCACcctgtattaatttaattttttctattttttcaggatatttttctttaattattttaagtggattttcctgaaaaattaatcaatttatcatatatttatataacaaaaatatatatgttatgaaattaaaatttttatacaatcatTCCAATGCGCAATTCTCATTCAAAACAGTAACAAAAAAAGTAGTTGGATTGAGAACGGAAGCGAtttcttcatataaaaatgcagtttaattatttatgtgcaTGTATTTctgttatattgaatatatattcttagtGATTTTCTAGGATATCTTAAAATCACATATAGTGAAATTACTGCATACCATAAGGTCCCTTTCACTTTCGTTCatgtattattacaaatatatcttattaaattattaatataaataaatatttttaagctattgtaatatcaattaagtaataaaacaaataatataaatgatatatttaatgcaaaatcaataataatagtatataataatttataatttttcatgaaaaatatcataagataaaatttctaaataatttttttgaatataaattgattggtatttttttgattgattcataatcgataattgaaattatcaaatcatAATCGTTGAATCTTTTGTATTGTTCAATTCCGGTtagtaatatttgaaataaaaaatacgaaaatttatctaaaattacttcaactgataattaaatagctataataatttattttttattattttttattatattaataaaaatagctttaatattttattaataaattttaattaataattttaattaataaatttatttaatatattttaaataaatattttctatttatatatttattgccataaaataaatgaaatacgtAAAGtccttaaatattattttaatttaacaaaactaTCTCCAGTAATTTCCAATACTTTTTACATGAAATGTACACAGTAGTGGCATTgttgctttttcttttaatttttttgtgagTATTACTCATGACATACATTTGTATATACCTTATATTCATTGTGGGATATACC is a genomic window containing:
- the LOC107998960 gene encoding putative fatty acyl-CoA reductase CG5065 isoform X3, producing MAESKVEEIFDRIEESFKNQNILITGGTGFLGKVVVEKFLRCLPDIKQIYMLIRTKKEKDPKYRLEEIFNSPLFEKVKKQRGAETLKKSVTVINGDISLPGLGLSLEDRKMLCENINIVYHAAASVRFDEMLKKAVLLNTRGTKEMLELAKEMKHLKLFAYISTAYCHLEEKVLEEKPYPPPGDPHKIIKCVEWMDDDVVEAMTDKILAHFPNTYAFTKALSESLVEEAMPYIPAIILRPSIVIPIWKEPIPGWTDNINGPTGLLIGAGKGVIRTMYCNESSYADYLPVDIVVNAILAISWNFIYCKDHEKRVYNLTSSNEFKVSWAEIIARGRKITEKVPLNGVVWYPGGSMKKSRLMHNICVFFFHIIPAYFIDTLIFLAGYKPMI
- the LOC107998963 gene encoding putative fatty acyl-CoA reductase CG5065 isoform X2, translated to MEENPLKIIKEKYPEKIEKIKLIQGDTTDEHLALSTIDKQRLLKEVSIIFHMAANVKFDLTLKQAITINTLGTKNVINLAKEMEHLKSFIHVSTSYCHCNESVLEERNYPAPIELEKIIKIVNDTTDDFQKAMTPKILQGLPNTYAFSKALAEDLVQKSGLPAGVARPSIVVASWKEPMPGWIDNMNGPTGLMVGAGKGVIRTVLCNYNYLLNLIPCDMAINAMIGLAWKVGREKPEKPIFMNITSGLENPISWGYAVDTGKKYTIMYPFTGLLWYPGGSITTLKFYHWLRVILFHYIPAIFIDIIIFLTGNKPFLIRVHQKVNNGIGLIQYYTTKEWEFRNDRMKKLQLELNSSDREKFFMDTKAISWDSYMLKYILGVRQYCLKDDLSTIPRARKVIRYLYFADWFVKIGFTIFFIWFLFLDKFI
- the LOC107998963 gene encoding putative fatty acyl-CoA reductase CG5065 isoform X1, which produces MASDIPSISEWLQGRNVFITGGSGFMGKVLIYKLLVSCDHLENIFVLIRKKKDVDPQSRLQYMIKENPLKIIKEKYPEKIEKIKLIQGDTTDEHLALSTIDKQRLLKEVSIIFHMAANVKFDLTLKQAITINTLGTKNVINLAKEMEHLKSFIHVSTSYCHCNESVLEERNYPAPIELEKIIKIVNDTTDDFQKAMTPKILQGLPNTYAFSKALAEDLVQKSGLPAGVARPSIVVASWKEPMPGWIDNMNGPTGLMVGAGKGVIRTVLCNYNYLLNLIPCDMAINAMIGLAWKVGREKPEKPIFMNITSGLENPISWGYAVDTGKKYTIMYPFTGLLWYPGGSITTLKFYHWLRVILFHYIPAIFIDIIIFLTGNKPFLIRVHQKVNNGIGLIQYYTTKEWEFRNDRMKKLQLELNSSDREKFFMDTKAISWDSYMLKYILGVRQYCLKDDLSTIPRARKVIRYLYFADWFVKIGFTIFFIWFLFLDKFI